In one Labrys wisconsinensis genomic region, the following are encoded:
- a CDS encoding ABC transporter permease: protein MRRRAQRSGDLATLALLAPSLVMAVLLLAVPLLVILAYSFADRDSYGGVAAGFSLASYAELFQPAYLPIFANSIQIAVLSTAACLAVGYPIAYFLAFRAGRRAPLLLALLLIPFWVDFMIRMSSWMVLMGRNGLINAGLAGLGLTDEPIRMLGTYPAVMVGMLYAFLPTAVLPIYASLNTIDRRLLEAADDLGAGPIEAFWRTTFPLSLPGVMAAILFVFVPAMGVYAIPVLLGGGKSIILGNLIVQLFLEFRNIPLGAAVSVMLLALSSIVIVFYMRLLRRIEEASA from the coding sequence ATGCGGCGGCGGGCGCAGCGGTCCGGCGATTTGGCGACGCTGGCGCTGCTGGCGCCCTCGCTGGTCATGGCGGTGCTGCTGCTGGCCGTCCCCCTCCTGGTCATCCTCGCCTACAGCTTCGCCGACCGGGATTCCTATGGCGGCGTCGCCGCCGGCTTCTCGCTCGCCAGCTATGCCGAGCTGTTCCAGCCGGCCTACCTGCCGATCTTCGCCAACTCGATCCAGATCGCCGTGCTCTCCACGGCCGCCTGCCTCGCGGTCGGCTATCCCATCGCCTATTTCCTGGCCTTCCGCGCCGGGCGCCGGGCGCCGCTGCTGCTCGCCCTGCTGCTGATCCCGTTCTGGGTCGACTTCATGATCCGGATGTCGAGCTGGATGGTGCTGATGGGCCGGAACGGGCTGATCAATGCCGGGCTCGCCGGCCTCGGCCTCACCGACGAGCCGATCCGCATGCTCGGCACCTATCCCGCTGTCATGGTCGGCATGCTCTACGCCTTCCTCCCCACCGCGGTCCTGCCGATCTACGCCTCGCTCAACACCATCGACAGGCGTCTCCTGGAAGCGGCCGACGATCTCGGTGCCGGCCCGATCGAGGCGTTCTGGCGCACGACCTTCCCGCTCTCCCTGCCCGGGGTGATGGCCGCCATCCTGTTCGTGTTCGTGCCGGCGATGGGCGTCTACGCCATTCCCGTGCTGCTGGGCGGGGGCAAGAGCATCATCCTCGGCAACCTGATCGTCCAGCTCTTCCTGGAATTCCGCAACATCCCGCTCGGCGCGGCCGTCTCGGTGATGCTGCTCGCCCTCTCCTCGATCGTGATCGTCTTCTACATGCGCCTGCTGCGCCGGATCGAGGAGGCCTCGGCATGA
- a CDS encoding ABC transporter permease, which yields MSGSRPASQAFGRSAAGLAWLAGLAARLAGLYVPVATILGYVFLFAPLVVLVVYSFNASRSTVIWSGFTLDWYAEALADRGLRRSLGVSAVVAALSAVIGTAIGTSAALAVVKRRFPAKNLFSTLLIAPLVLPEIVLAVGLLVATVWARIPLGYATLVAGHVLISVPFTFLIVRAAASALDPRLDEAAADLGAAGWECFLRVTLPLLAPAILSAALLSAVVSFDNFVMSTFVSGVGTTPLPIQIYAMLKTGLTPKINALGTVLIAVNVAVLLLVMGRYLQTIRRQG from the coding sequence ATGAGCGGGTCGCGGCCGGCCTCGCAGGCCTTCGGCCGATCCGCCGCCGGGCTCGCGTGGCTCGCCGGGCTCGCCGCGCGGCTCGCCGGGCTTTACGTGCCGGTCGCCACGATCCTGGGCTACGTCTTCCTGTTCGCGCCGCTCGTGGTGCTGGTCGTCTATTCCTTCAACGCCAGCCGCTCGACCGTGATCTGGAGCGGCTTCACGCTCGACTGGTACGCCGAGGCGCTGGCCGACCGGGGCCTGCGCCGCAGCCTCGGGGTCAGCGCCGTGGTGGCGGCGCTCTCGGCCGTCATCGGCACCGCCATCGGCACCAGCGCCGCGCTGGCGGTGGTCAAGCGGCGCTTCCCCGCCAAGAACCTGTTCTCGACGCTCTTGATCGCGCCGCTGGTGCTGCCCGAGATCGTGCTGGCGGTCGGCCTGCTGGTCGCCACGGTCTGGGCCCGGATTCCACTCGGCTATGCCACGCTGGTCGCCGGCCATGTGCTGATCTCGGTGCCCTTCACCTTCCTGATCGTGCGCGCCGCCGCCTCGGCCCTCGATCCCCGGCTCGACGAGGCGGCCGCCGATCTCGGCGCCGCCGGCTGGGAATGCTTCCTGCGCGTGACGCTGCCGCTGCTCGCGCCGGCCATCCTCTCGGCGGCGCTGCTGTCGGCTGTCGTCTCCTTCGACAATTTCGTGATGTCGACCTTCGTCTCCGGCGTCGGCACCACGCCGCTGCCGATCCAGATCTACGCCATGCTGAAGACGGGGCTCACGCCCAAGATCAACGCGCTCGGGACGGTGCTGATCGCCGTCAACGTCGCCGTGCTGCTGCTCGTCATGGGCCGCTACCTCCAGACGATCCGCCGGCAAGGCTGA